A window of the Butyricimonas faecalis genome harbors these coding sequences:
- a CDS encoding DUF4304 domain-containing protein gives MESKEFKKVFEKVAKANNFEKAFGGWFKESTECIVVLCLQKSNFGDYYELNIKIFIQGMSGNKYTRSKDLVKKNVGDVFTRQPSDYSNVLDFDISMDDGKRIEKLESLFREFIVPFTDMALSRLGLRELAKEGKIFLLPAVKEGLTILS, from the coding sequence ATGGAAAGTAAAGAGTTTAAAAAAGTGTTTGAAAAAGTTGCAAAAGCAAATAATTTTGAAAAGGCTTTTGGCGGTTGGTTTAAGGAAAGTACTGAATGTATTGTCGTCCTTTGTTTGCAAAAATCAAATTTTGGCGATTATTATGAATTAAATATTAAAATATTCATCCAGGGTATGTCTGGTAATAAGTATACGAGAAGCAAGGATTTGGTAAAGAAAAATGTTGGAGATGTTTTTACTCGACAACCAAGTGATTATTCTAATGTTTTGGATTTTGATATATCAATGGATGATGGAAAAAGAATAGAAAAACTAGAAAGTTTATTCCGTGAGTTTATAGTTCCTTTCACGGATATGGCTCTTTCTCGTTTAGGTTTGAGAGAATTAGCAAAGGAGGGAAAAATCTTTTTACTTCCAGCGGTTAAAGAAGGATTGACAATTTTGTCTTGA
- a CDS encoding WapI family immunity protein has product MILESEGRFVEIIILHRNNLESIDIEDANWLDAEIKINVPGFKGYYNANLRTDDFERFYKDLNKLKTDRFFQIEFTTMEEGIYLKGTQGLLGTIKWEGIARSYWGNSVLTFEIETGFASIDALIEQTLEILNEYPVQESEKLAELKKNEIEF; this is encoded by the coding sequence ATGATATTAGAATCAGAGGGTAGATTTGTAGAAATAATTATTTTGCATCGAAATAATTTAGAAAGTATAGATATTGAAGATGCAAATTGGTTGGATGCAGAGATAAAGATAAATGTTCCAGGATTTAAAGGCTATTATAATGCAAATTTAAGAACTGACGATTTTGAACGTTTTTATAAGGATTTGAATAAATTGAAAACAGATAGATTTTTTCAAATCGAGTTCACGACAATGGAGGAAGGGATTTATCTAAAAGGAACGCAAGGTTTACTAGGAACCATAAAATGGGAAGGAATAGCAAGATCGTATTGGGGTAATAGTGTTTTAACATTTGAGATAGAAACGGGTTTTGCGTCAATTGATGCTTTGATAGAACAAACACTGGAAATTCTAAATGAATATCCGGTTCAGGAATCGGAAAAGCTGGCGGAGCTTAAAAAGAATGAAATAGAATTTTGA
- a CDS encoding N-acetylmuramoyl-L-alanine amidase family protein: MPMKHALTIFSFLLLTIFMFPATAQETAKANKGEGVLQFLKRFNRTKPFHMERFFELNRNKLDKNNGLQLDVTYTLPPLNNEGYEPLFGEKLAKYTIDSDELNGACFYLVSGHGGPDPGAIGELRGHPLHEDEYAYDITLRLARNLMSKGAKVHIIIQDAQDGIRDEKFLDVSDRETCMGQAIPLNQVKRLQQRCDKINELYKKDKEHYRRALFIHLDSRSESKQIDVFFYHYDGSVKGKHLANTLQNVFNRKYDKHQPLRGFSGTVSPRDLYVIKQTLPVAVFIELGNIQNSRDQQRFLLDDNRQALANWMCEGLIEDYKNYSKK, encoded by the coding sequence ATGCCTATGAAACACGCGCTCACCATATTCTCTTTCCTACTCTTAACTATTTTCATGTTTCCCGCTACCGCACAGGAAACTGCCAAAGCAAACAAGGGAGAAGGAGTTCTGCAATTTCTAAAACGATTCAATCGTACCAAACCATTCCACATGGAGCGATTCTTCGAATTAAACCGAAATAAACTTGACAAGAACAACGGCCTGCAACTCGATGTGACTTACACACTTCCCCCCTTGAACAACGAGGGATATGAACCTCTTTTCGGAGAAAAACTGGCGAAATACACGATCGATTCAGACGAATTGAACGGGGCTTGTTTCTATCTCGTGAGCGGCCACGGGGGACCGGATCCCGGTGCTATCGGGGAATTACGGGGCCACCCGCTACACGAAGACGAATACGCCTACGACATCACGCTCCGCCTGGCCAGAAACCTCATGTCGAAAGGAGCCAAAGTGCATATCATCATACAGGATGCTCAAGACGGCATCCGCGATGAAAAATTCCTTGACGTCAGCGACCGGGAAACCTGTATGGGACAGGCCATCCCCTTAAATCAAGTTAAACGCCTGCAACAACGTTGCGACAAGATCAACGAACTGTACAAGAAAGACAAAGAACACTACCGCCGAGCCCTTTTCATACATCTCGACAGTCGGAGTGAAAGCAAACAAATTGACGTATTTTTTTACCATTACGACGGAAGTGTCAAGGGCAAACATCTGGCAAATACTCTCCAAAACGTGTTTAACCGAAAATACGACAAGCACCAACCCCTGCGAGGTTTCTCCGGAACTGTTTCTCCCCGGGACTTGTACGTTATCAAGCAAACGCTTCCCGTAGCCGTCTTTATCGAACTAGGTAATATCCAGAACAGCCGGGACCAACAACGCTTCCTACTGGACGATAACCGACAAGCACTGGCAAACTGGATGTGCGAGGGACTTATCGAAGATTATAAAAATTATTCGAAGAAATAG